In the genome of Actinomadura graeca, one region contains:
- a CDS encoding monovalent cation/H(+) antiporter subunit G codes for MSLSPLSDVLIWAGTAVAVLTLVRLPFTAGAAARLHVVAPVTVLAAPLLLIGLALRPWSSWHDVAKLAAIAVLLAATGPATVVTSGQAVGRTPRG; via the coding sequence ATGAGCCTCTCCCCCCTCTCCGACGTGCTGATCTGGGCCGGCACCGCCGTCGCCGTGCTCACGCTGGTGCGGCTTCCCTTCACCGCCGGCGCCGCCGCGCGGCTGCACGTCGTCGCACCCGTCACCGTGCTCGCGGCGCCGCTGCTGCTGATCGGCCTGGCGCTGCGGCCCTGGTCGTCGTGGCACGACGTCGCCAAGCTCGCCGCCATCGCGGTGCTGCTCGCCGCGACCGGGCCCGCGACCGTGGTGACCTCCGGCCAGGCGGTCGGGAGGACGCCCCGTGGATGA
- a CDS encoding hydrogenase subunit MbhD domain-containing protein, translated as MDDPLSGPLSGVLAGTALALVALMATAVVLTRDPTRQAIVLSGYGLTLGLLFLILQAPDVAMSQIGVGTVVVPLVVILALHATRRYREDADGAGDPADDPADRPRAHGEDGTPAEDGTRP; from the coding sequence GTGGATGACCCGCTCTCCGGCCCCCTCTCGGGCGTCCTTGCCGGCACCGCGCTGGCCCTGGTCGCGCTGATGGCCACGGCGGTCGTCCTCACCCGCGACCCCACCCGGCAGGCGATCGTGCTGTCGGGCTACGGGCTGACGCTCGGCCTGCTGTTCCTCATCCTGCAGGCACCGGACGTCGCCATGTCGCAGATCGGCGTCGGGACGGTCGTCGTCCCGCTCGTCGTCATCCTGGCCCTGCACGCCACCCGCCGCTACCGCGAGGACGCGGACGGAGCCGGGGACCCGGCCGACGACCCGGCCGACCGGCCCCGCGCACACGGCGAGGACGGCACGCCCGCAGAAGACGGGACGCGCCCGTGA
- a CDS encoding GvpL/GvpF family gas vesicle protein: MTGTAVYLYGVARDLDPAALGGTPGVSGAAVRGVVAGGLTALVSTVRLDDYGEAALRANLEDLAWLEETARAHHEVVDRAAHAAPTAPVRIATLYRDDARVAEILADQRERFGEVLDGIAGRSEWGVKVYASPPEPAEPAGSDPGGGLEPRAEPLTGSRPPKPGAGAGTAYLRRRQDERRRREDAGRRMAERASALHAELAEHAIASRHHPPQDPRLSGRAGTQIMNAAYLLDDEREAGFLAAARAAAGHLEGVELEVTGPWPPYSFIDADTVSAAPAAGDPAS; encoded by the coding sequence ATGACCGGAACGGCCGTCTACCTGTACGGGGTGGCCCGCGATCTCGACCCGGCCGCGCTCGGCGGGACGCCGGGCGTGTCCGGCGCGGCCGTCCGCGGCGTCGTCGCGGGCGGGCTGACCGCGCTGGTCAGCACCGTCCGGCTGGACGACTACGGCGAGGCGGCGCTGCGCGCCAACCTGGAGGACCTGGCGTGGCTGGAGGAGACCGCCCGCGCCCACCACGAGGTGGTGGACCGGGCGGCGCACGCCGCGCCCACGGCGCCGGTGCGGATCGCGACCCTCTACCGCGACGACGCGCGGGTCGCCGAGATCCTCGCGGACCAGCGTGAACGGTTCGGCGAGGTGCTGGACGGCATCGCCGGCCGCTCGGAGTGGGGCGTCAAGGTCTACGCGAGCCCGCCCGAGCCCGCCGAACCGGCCGGATCGGACCCCGGTGGGGGGCTCGAGCCGAGGGCCGAGCCCCTCACCGGCTCCCGGCCCCCCAAGCCCGGGGCGGGCGCGGGCACGGCGTACCTGCGGCGGCGCCAGGACGAGCGCCGCCGCCGCGAGGACGCGGGCCGCCGGATGGCCGAGCGGGCGTCCGCCCTCCACGCCGAGCTCGCGGAGCACGCCATCGCCTCGCGGCACCATCCGCCGCAGGACCCGAGGCTGTCGGGCCGTGCGGGAACGCAGATCATGAACGCCGCCTACCTGCTCGACGACGAGCGCGAGGCCGGTTTCCTCGCGGCGGCCCGCGCGGCCGCGGGCCACCTCGAAGGCGTCGAGCTGGAGGTGACGGGGCCCTGGCCGCCGTACTCCTTCATCGACGCCGACACGGTGTCCGCGGCGCCCGCCGCCGGGGACCCGGCGTCGTGA
- a CDS encoding dihydrofolate reductase family protein: MSTDRPFTAAVFIATSLDGYIARADGDIEWLTSRGEQAGDAGYEEFAAGVDTLVLGRASYEKVLTFGAWPYEGMRVVVLSTRLPQDADPRVTVVRDMDALMEDLAAHGARRVYADGGQVVQSFLRADLVDELTVTTVPVLLGGGLPLFGALDRDVDLAHRSTRVLGGGLVQSTYAVARG, encoded by the coding sequence GTGTCCACCGACCGTCCGTTCACCGCCGCGGTCTTCATCGCCACGAGCCTGGACGGGTACATCGCCCGCGCCGACGGCGACATCGAGTGGCTCACCAGCCGCGGAGAGCAGGCGGGCGACGCGGGGTACGAGGAGTTCGCGGCGGGCGTCGACACCCTGGTGCTGGGACGCGCCAGCTACGAGAAGGTCCTCACGTTCGGCGCGTGGCCCTACGAGGGGATGCGCGTGGTGGTGCTGAGCACCCGCCTCCCCCAGGACGCGGACCCGCGTGTCACCGTCGTCCGCGACATGGACGCGCTGATGGAGGACCTCGCCGCCCACGGGGCCCGGCGCGTCTACGCCGACGGCGGCCAGGTCGTCCAGTCGTTCCTGCGCGCGGACCTGGTGGACGAGCTGACGGTCACCACGGTCCCGGTCCTGCTGGGCGGCGGGCTGCCGCTGTTCGGCGCCCTCGACCGCGACGTCGACCTGGCGCACCGCTCGACCCGCGTGCTCGGCGGCGGGCTCGTCCAGTCCACCTACGCGGTCGCCCGCGGCTGA
- a CDS encoding nucleoside deaminase, translated as MTDDDVRFLRRALELAASARAGGNPPFGSLLVGEDGTVLLEERNSSISDDDITAHPELKLARWAGRELGPAAAAATTLYTSCQPCEMCAGAIDRSGLGRVVFALSAEQLRTLKPPVTGPGVRFEGPALPGEASVPVEGYYL; from the coding sequence ATGACCGACGACGACGTGCGTTTCCTGCGCCGGGCCCTGGAGCTGGCGGCATCGGCGCGCGCGGGCGGGAACCCGCCGTTCGGGTCGCTGCTGGTAGGCGAGGACGGCACCGTCCTGCTGGAGGAGCGCAATTCCAGCATCTCCGACGACGACATCACCGCGCACCCCGAGCTGAAGCTGGCGCGGTGGGCGGGCCGCGAGCTCGGGCCCGCGGCGGCCGCGGCGACGACCCTGTACACCAGCTGCCAGCCGTGCGAGATGTGCGCGGGCGCGATCGACCGCTCGGGGCTCGGGCGGGTGGTGTTCGCGCTGTCGGCCGAGCAGTTGCGGACGCTGAAGCCGCCGGTGACGGGCCCGGGCGTCCGGTTCGAGGGCCCGGCGCTGCCCGGCGAGGCGTCCGTCCCGGTCGAGGGCTACTACCTGTAG
- a CDS encoding complex I subunit 5 family protein, giving the protein MILQLTVAVPVLVAALLAAAGRWLPRLVVDASAVLAVAAVTALAAVTLARSPHGAQVTWLGGWGPGTGVGIPLVADPLAAALALLTALLTLAALMFSWRFFTEVQAIFHTLLLLFLAAMCGFVYTGDLFDAFVFFELMSVVAFALTGYRSEEPSTVHGALNFGIIASLGAYLTLAGIGLVYARTGELGLAAIGRQLPGHGDALVTAAFVLICTGYLVKAAAVPFHFWLADAHAVAPTPVCVLFSGVMVELGVYGIARTYWAAFDGLVPLRGVAVLGAAAALLGAVMCVLQSHIKRMLAYSTISHVGLLLAGVAARSPDALAGTAYSLAGHAGVKAALFLAAGALLNRHETVDEHDLRGRGRSMPVTGAVFLLGALGLAGLPPSGLWAGHAVTEHAAGHIGWWWFTPLAVASSALTAGAVLRVWYRVFRAGPAGDGPPDGGGRGHEDPETRRSLRSLPWTMVAPGAVLLAAGLLSGLIPGGPVATAAAAFADHGAYAGLVLDDSVPQLHAPPADPWTAPGLAGAAVSLLLAVVVAVHALRRPARRSRPDPARPLRRAAHATARRLHALHSGHIGDYAAWLTAGVAVLALLTTRP; this is encoded by the coding sequence GTGATCCTCCAGCTCACCGTCGCGGTGCCGGTGCTGGTCGCGGCCCTCCTCGCGGCCGCCGGGCGGTGGCTGCCGCGCCTGGTCGTGGACGCCTCCGCCGTCCTGGCCGTCGCCGCCGTCACCGCTCTCGCCGCCGTCACGCTGGCGCGCTCCCCGCACGGCGCGCAGGTCACCTGGCTCGGCGGGTGGGGCCCCGGCACCGGCGTCGGCATCCCGCTGGTCGCCGACCCCCTCGCCGCCGCGCTCGCCCTGCTCACCGCGCTGCTCACCCTCGCCGCGCTGATGTTCTCCTGGCGCTTCTTCACCGAGGTCCAGGCGATCTTCCACACTCTGCTGCTGCTGTTCCTGGCCGCCATGTGCGGGTTCGTCTACACCGGCGACCTGTTCGACGCGTTCGTGTTCTTCGAGCTGATGAGCGTCGTGGCGTTCGCGCTCACCGGCTACCGGTCGGAGGAGCCGTCCACCGTCCACGGCGCCCTCAACTTCGGGATCATCGCCTCGCTCGGCGCCTACCTCACCCTCGCGGGCATCGGGCTGGTCTACGCCCGCACCGGGGAGCTGGGCCTGGCCGCCATCGGACGGCAGCTCCCCGGGCACGGCGACGCCCTCGTCACCGCCGCGTTCGTGCTGATCTGTACCGGCTACCTCGTCAAGGCCGCCGCCGTGCCGTTCCACTTCTGGCTCGCCGACGCGCACGCCGTCGCGCCGACGCCGGTCTGCGTGCTCTTCTCCGGGGTGATGGTGGAGCTCGGCGTGTACGGGATCGCCCGGACCTACTGGGCCGCGTTCGACGGGCTGGTCCCCCTGCGGGGCGTCGCCGTGCTCGGCGCCGCCGCCGCGCTGCTGGGCGCGGTGATGTGCGTCCTGCAGAGCCACATCAAGCGGATGCTGGCCTACTCCACCATCAGCCACGTCGGGCTGCTGCTGGCCGGCGTCGCGGCCCGGTCCCCGGACGCGCTCGCCGGGACCGCCTACTCCCTCGCCGGGCACGCCGGGGTGAAGGCCGCGCTGTTCCTCGCCGCGGGCGCGCTGCTCAACCGGCACGAGACGGTGGACGAGCACGACCTGCGCGGCCGGGGCCGGAGCATGCCCGTCACCGGCGCGGTCTTCCTGCTCGGGGCGCTCGGCCTGGCGGGCCTGCCGCCGTCCGGGCTGTGGGCCGGGCACGCGGTCACCGAGCACGCGGCCGGGCACATCGGCTGGTGGTGGTTCACCCCGCTGGCGGTCGCCTCGTCCGCGCTGACCGCCGGCGCCGTCCTGCGGGTCTGGTACCGCGTGTTCCGCGCCGGCCCCGCCGGCGACGGCCCGCCCGACGGCGGCGGCCGCGGGCACGAGGACCCCGAGACGCGCCGGAGCCTGCGCTCCCTGCCCTGGACGATGGTCGCCCCCGGCGCCGTGCTGCTCGCCGCCGGCCTGCTGTCCGGGCTGATCCCCGGCGGGCCCGTCGCCACCGCCGCCGCGGCGTTCGCCGACCACGGCGCCTACGCGGGCCTGGTCCTGGACGACAGCGTCCCGCAGCTTCACGCTCCCCCGGCCGACCCGTGGACCGCGCCCGGTCTCGCCGGGGCCGCGGTGTCGCTGCTGCTCGCGGTCGTGGTCGCCGTCCACGCGCTGCGGCGCCCGGCCCGCAGGTCCCGGCCGGACCCCGCCCGCCCGCTGAGACGCGCCGCGCACGCCACGGCCCGGCGCCTGCACGCCCTGCACTCAGGGCACATCGGCGACTACGCCGCATGGCTCACCGCGGGCGTCGCGGTGCTGGCGCTGCTCACGACGCGGCCGTGA
- a CDS encoding MnhB domain-containing protein — protein MKARARTLLFAAGAAGTGALFAAGALELPGFGGPSHPYGDRAVREALGTGTANVVSSVNFDQRAFDTIGEELILLASALGAVVLLRVVRSEEEDDGAAHRHGPAEVSDALRIVGYLLLPLTLMAGVYIVAHGARSPGGGFQGGVVLGTAVHLLYLAGDYPALRRLRPIPVFEAAEALAAGAFVALGLAAAGQVPALNAVVGAEVGCALVLLIGKFFERALLVREPPEPP, from the coding sequence GTGAAGGCCCGCGCCAGGACCCTCCTGTTCGCCGCCGGTGCGGCGGGGACCGGGGCGCTGTTCGCCGCCGGGGCCCTGGAACTGCCCGGCTTCGGCGGCCCGTCGCACCCCTACGGGGACCGCGCCGTCCGCGAGGCGCTCGGCACGGGCACCGCCAACGTCGTCTCCTCGGTGAACTTCGACCAGCGGGCGTTCGACACGATCGGCGAGGAGCTGATCCTGCTGGCGTCCGCGCTCGGCGCCGTGGTGCTGCTCCGCGTCGTCCGGAGCGAGGAGGAGGACGACGGCGCCGCGCACCGGCACGGGCCCGCCGAGGTCTCCGACGCGCTGCGGATCGTCGGCTACCTGCTGCTCCCGCTGACCCTGATGGCCGGCGTCTACATCGTCGCGCACGGCGCCCGGTCGCCCGGCGGCGGGTTCCAGGGCGGCGTCGTCCTCGGCACCGCCGTCCACCTGCTCTACCTCGCCGGGGACTATCCGGCGCTGCGGCGGCTGCGGCCCATCCCGGTGTTCGAGGCCGCCGAGGCGCTCGCCGCCGGCGCGTTCGTGGCGCTCGGCCTGGCCGCCGCCGGCCAGGTGCCCGCCCTCAACGCCGTCGTCGGCGCGGAGGTCGGCTGTGCCCTGGTGCTGCTGATCGGCAAGTTCTTCGAGCGGGCACTGCTCGTCCGCGAGCCCCCGGAGCCGCCGTGA
- a CDS encoding gas vesicle protein K, with protein sequence MSRTRREPVTGEMSVRDPLAGDRFTGDLLAGGDAASEDPARAAPARGPGPSPSSRTVQRLRTDPETVERDLVKLVLTLVELIRQLMERQALRRAEGGDLTDEQVEQLGLALMRLDEAMVKLKDHFELDDQDLNLDLGPLGPLLPEV encoded by the coding sequence ATGAGCCGGACGCGCCGGGAACCGGTCACCGGCGAGATGTCGGTGCGGGACCCGCTGGCGGGGGACCGGTTCACCGGCGACCTCCTGGCCGGCGGCGACGCGGCCTCCGAGGACCCGGCCCGGGCCGCGCCCGCCCGCGGACCCGGGCCGTCGCCGTCCTCGCGGACCGTGCAGCGCCTGCGCACCGACCCGGAGACGGTGGAGCGCGACCTCGTGAAGCTCGTCCTGACGCTGGTCGAGCTGATCCGCCAGCTGATGGAGCGGCAGGCGCTGCGCCGCGCGGAGGGCGGCGACCTCACCGACGAGCAGGTCGAGCAGCTCGGCCTGGCGCTGATGCGGCTGGACGAGGCGATGGTCAAGCTCAAGGACCACTTCGAGCTGGACGACCAGGACCTCAACCTCGACCTGGGGCCGCTCGGCCCGCTGCTCCCCGAGGTCTGA
- the gvpJ gene encoding gas vesicle protein GvpJ has translation MTGPIAQQTSGSNTAQRGRTGSSLADVVDLILEKGLVIDLYARVSLVGIEILTVDVRIVVASVDTYLRFAKAVNRLDIAHDGTSQGLPEFVGGMQESGAKKKTRGALEGAQERLKETFGSSDSDDEDEDEGKQSARRSSSRKKEDDE, from the coding sequence ATGACTGGGCCGATCGCCCAGCAGACCTCGGGCAGCAATACCGCCCAACGAGGCCGCACGGGCAGCAGCCTGGCTGACGTCGTCGACCTGATCCTCGAGAAGGGCTTGGTCATCGACCTGTACGCCCGCGTGTCGCTGGTGGGGATCGAGATCCTCACCGTGGACGTGCGGATCGTCGTCGCCAGCGTGGACACCTACCTCCGGTTCGCCAAGGCCGTCAACCGGCTCGACATCGCCCACGACGGCACCTCGCAGGGGCTGCCGGAGTTCGTCGGGGGCATGCAGGAGTCCGGCGCGAAGAAGAAGACGAGGGGCGCCCTCGAAGGCGCCCAGGAACGCCTCAAGGAGACCTTCGGCTCGTCGGACTCCGACGACGAGGACGAGGACGAGGGCAAGCAGTCCGCGCGGCGCAGCTCGTCCCGTAAGAAGGAGGACGACGAATGA
- a CDS encoding TetR/AcrR family transcriptional regulator C-terminal domain-containing protein — MVVFAGQGDARRTMDLLWRPGERAPGPGPKPGLSVDAIVAAAVAVADAEGMGALSMRAVGERLGRTAMALYTYVPGKGELVDLMYDRALAELPSGYDPGEGWRAAVTAWAEDSWAFYLRHPWMLQVSQARPVLGPNEYRALETLLNVLSGTGLGARDVRHAVSTLSNVVRGSAQIVAESREAVRATGRSEEEWWYSRTEVLQSIAPDFAERFPATVRLDTEAPPEPAAEDVSYLEHAARTAFEGGLALVLDGIEAAVARAGGSPPRM, encoded by the coding sequence TTGGTCGTCTTCGCCGGGCAGGGCGACGCCCGCCGCACCATGGATCTGCTGTGGCGCCCCGGGGAGCGGGCACCCGGCCCGGGGCCCAAGCCGGGGCTGAGCGTGGACGCGATCGTGGCGGCCGCCGTGGCCGTCGCCGACGCCGAGGGCATGGGCGCGCTGTCGATGCGCGCGGTCGGGGAGCGCCTCGGGCGGACGGCGATGGCCCTGTACACCTACGTCCCGGGCAAGGGCGAGCTGGTCGACCTGATGTACGACCGGGCGCTCGCCGAGCTGCCCTCCGGCTACGACCCGGGCGAGGGCTGGCGGGCGGCGGTCACGGCCTGGGCGGAGGACTCCTGGGCCTTCTACCTGCGCCATCCGTGGATGCTCCAGGTCTCGCAGGCCCGCCCGGTGCTCGGGCCGAACGAGTACCGCGCGCTGGAGACGCTCCTGAACGTCCTGTCCGGGACGGGGCTCGGCGCGCGGGACGTACGGCACGCGGTGTCGACCCTGTCGAACGTGGTGCGCGGCTCGGCGCAGATCGTGGCCGAGTCGCGGGAGGCGGTGCGCGCGACCGGGAGGTCGGAGGAGGAGTGGTGGTACTCCCGCACCGAGGTCCTCCAGAGCATCGCGCCCGACTTCGCCGAACGGTTCCCCGCGACGGTGCGGCTCGATACCGAGGCGCCGCCGGAGCCGGCGGCCGAGGACGTCTCCTACCTGGAGCACGCGGCCCGCACGGCGTTCGAGGGCGGTCTCGCCCTGGTGCTGGACGGCATCGAGGCCGCCGTCGCCCGGGCCGGCGGCTCACCGCCGCGGATGTGA
- a CDS encoding gas vesicle protein, producing the protein MSGPPAQQSANLADLLERILDKGIVIVGDVRVNLLDIELLTIKLRLLVASVDRAKEMGIDWWEHDPSLSSRARKGDGGDREVEDGADGGLLEENRRLRERLAALEAREGNGAEGDAS; encoded by the coding sequence ATGTCGGGGCCGCCCGCGCAGCAGTCGGCGAACCTCGCCGACCTGCTGGAGCGGATCCTGGACAAGGGCATCGTGATCGTCGGCGACGTCCGGGTGAACCTGCTGGACATCGAGCTGCTGACCATCAAGCTGCGGCTGCTGGTGGCCTCGGTCGACCGCGCCAAGGAGATGGGCATCGACTGGTGGGAGCACGACCCGTCACTGTCGTCGCGGGCCCGGAAGGGGGACGGCGGCGACCGTGAGGTGGAGGACGGCGCGGACGGGGGGCTGCTGGAGGAGAACCGGCGGCTGCGCGAGCGGCTCGCCGCGCTGGAGGCCAGGGAGGGCAACGGGGCGGAGGGGGACGCGTCATGA
- a CDS encoding sodium:proton antiporter, producing MSHLPYLTAGWIMLVGVYGMVTSRDLVHAVVCLSVTQSGTYVLLLSIGYRSGATAPVFSDRPPGGRPVTDPVVQAMTLTDIVVGATVTALLLALAVQVAKRRGTLDPGGLRSLES from the coding sequence GTGAGCCACCTGCCCTACCTGACCGCCGGCTGGATCATGCTCGTCGGCGTCTACGGGATGGTCACCAGCCGCGACCTGGTCCACGCCGTGGTGTGCCTGTCGGTGACCCAGTCCGGCACCTACGTGCTGCTGCTGTCCATCGGCTACCGGTCGGGCGCCACCGCGCCGGTGTTCTCCGACCGTCCGCCCGGCGGCCGCCCCGTCACCGACCCCGTCGTGCAGGCCATGACGCTCACCGACATCGTCGTGGGCGCGACCGTCACCGCGCTGCTGCTGGCCCTGGCGGTGCAGGTCGCCAAGCGGCGCGGCACCCTGGACCCCGGCGGGCTCCGCTCCCTCGAATCGTGA
- a CDS encoding gas vesicle protein: MTAALEAGAGAPAQRIALVDLLDRLLAGGVVITGDLVISVADVDLVQISLRALITTVRDELLPEGES; this comes from the coding sequence GTGACGGCGGCCCTGGAGGCCGGCGCCGGCGCCCCCGCGCAGCGGATCGCGCTGGTCGACCTGCTCGACCGGCTGCTCGCCGGCGGTGTCGTCATCACGGGGGACCTGGTCATCTCGGTCGCCGACGTCGACCTGGTGCAGATATCGCTGCGCGCCTTGATCACCACCGTCCGCGACGAGCTGCTGCCCGAGGGGGAGTCATGA
- the gvpO gene encoding gas vesicle protein GvpO, translated as MMSAAEAAKRAAEHVTAMTGRSAEGVVGMERAGEGWRVTVEVVETHRIPDSADILAVYETEVDEDGDLVAFRRARRYNRGRVERD; from the coding sequence ATGATGTCCGCGGCAGAGGCCGCCAAGCGCGCGGCCGAGCACGTCACCGCGATGACCGGCCGCAGCGCCGAGGGCGTCGTGGGGATGGAGCGCGCCGGCGAGGGGTGGCGCGTCACGGTGGAGGTGGTGGAGACCCACCGCATCCCCGATTCCGCCGACATCCTGGCGGTCTACGAAACCGAGGTGGACGAGGACGGCGACCTGGTCGCCTTCCGCCGCGCGCGGCGCTACAACCGCGGACGAGTGGAGAGGGACTGA
- a CDS encoding gas vesicle protein GvpG: MGFFTGLVTLPLAPVRGVVWMAGVLTEQAEARLYDPGRIAAEMQQVADDVATGEITEEEAAVLEEDLIRRLHEGRARSL; this comes from the coding sequence ATGGGCTTCTTCACCGGGCTGGTCACGCTGCCGCTGGCGCCCGTCCGCGGCGTGGTCTGGATGGCCGGGGTGCTCACCGAGCAGGCGGAGGCGCGGCTGTACGACCCGGGGCGGATCGCCGCGGAGATGCAGCAGGTGGCCGACGACGTGGCCACCGGCGAGATCACCGAGGAGGAGGCCGCCGTGCTGGAAGAGGACCTGATCCGCCGGCTCCACGAGGGCCGGGCGCGGAGCCTGTAG
- a CDS encoding GvpL/GvpF family gas vesicle protein, giving the protein MTTPQPEGPAPQYVYGVIRAGVELPSGITGLDERPVTVVGNGGHCAAVISDLPAGRALGERADLVAHQRVLNALLDAGVTVVPFRFGAALSDREAVEKELLAGNTDRLGQVLDQLEGRVEMRVKATYVQDAVLAEILRAEPEIADLAARLREVPADAADAVYYDRVRLGELIAQAMERRREHDGQVLLEGAAPAAEAFVRKTPAREEDVLDASFLVAEGRRADFERAVDQLGEANSERVRVRLIGPLPPYDFVPEA; this is encoded by the coding sequence ATGACGACGCCGCAGCCCGAGGGGCCCGCCCCCCAGTATGTGTACGGGGTGATCCGCGCCGGTGTGGAGCTGCCGTCCGGCATCACGGGCCTGGACGAGCGTCCGGTGACGGTGGTCGGCAACGGCGGCCATTGCGCGGCGGTCATCAGCGACCTGCCCGCCGGGCGGGCGCTCGGCGAGCGCGCCGACCTGGTCGCGCACCAGCGGGTCCTGAACGCGCTGCTGGACGCGGGGGTCACGGTCGTGCCGTTCCGGTTCGGCGCGGCGCTGTCGGACCGCGAGGCGGTGGAGAAGGAACTGCTGGCCGGCAACACCGACAGGCTCGGGCAGGTCCTGGACCAGCTTGAGGGCCGGGTGGAGATGCGCGTGAAGGCCACCTACGTCCAGGACGCGGTCCTGGCGGAGATCCTGCGGGCCGAGCCCGAGATCGCCGACCTGGCGGCGCGGCTGCGGGAGGTCCCCGCGGACGCCGCCGACGCCGTCTACTACGACCGGGTCCGGCTCGGCGAGCTGATCGCCCAGGCGATGGAGCGGCGCCGCGAGCACGACGGGCAGGTGCTCCTGGAGGGCGCCGCGCCCGCCGCGGAGGCGTTCGTCCGCAAGACGCCCGCCCGCGAGGAGGACGTGCTGGACGCGTCCTTCCTGGTCGCCGAAGGGCGGCGCGCGGACTTCGAGCGTGCCGTGGACCAGCTGGGCGAGGCGAACTCCGAGCGCGTCCGGGTCCGGCTGATCGGGCCGCTGCCGCCCTACGACTTCGTCCCGGAGGCGTGA
- a CDS encoding hemerythrin domain-containing protein → METFATLPREDAGLTVVHAAHDAFRRDLERLGAAVTAGKARAPHVRAGWENLKQQLHLHHRMEDALLWPRVAQALGGRRADLGVLAEMEAEHARIGPLLVAVDAALEDGGDLAGAAGALRDALETHLRHEEISALPLARSVLGPEDWRGIAGSAHRDCGSRMTLFVPWIVDGIAPVERSRFLSALPEAARARNRLVWEPHYRRRRLWTV, encoded by the coding sequence ATGGAGACTTTCGCGACGCTGCCGCGGGAGGACGCCGGCCTGACCGTCGTCCACGCGGCGCACGACGCCTTCCGCCGTGACCTGGAGCGGCTCGGGGCGGCCGTGACGGCGGGCAAGGCCCGCGCCCCGCACGTCCGCGCCGGGTGGGAGAACCTCAAGCAGCAGCTCCACCTGCACCATCGGATGGAGGACGCCCTGCTGTGGCCCCGGGTCGCGCAGGCGCTGGGCGGGCGGCGCGCCGACCTGGGCGTGCTCGCGGAGATGGAGGCCGAGCACGCCCGCATCGGGCCGCTGCTGGTGGCGGTCGACGCGGCGCTGGAGGACGGCGGCGACCTGGCGGGCGCCGCCGGGGCGCTGAGGGACGCCCTGGAGACGCATCTGCGCCATGAGGAGATCAGCGCGCTGCCGCTGGCCCGGTCGGTGCTGGGGCCCGAGGACTGGCGCGGGATCGCCGGCTCGGCCCACCGCGACTGCGGGTCCCGCATGACGCTGTTCGTCCCGTGGATCGTCGACGGCATCGCGCCGGTCGAGCGGAGCCGGTTCCTCTCGGCGCTCCCGGAGGCGGCCCGGGCGCGCAACCGGCTGGTCTGGGAGCCGCACTACCGCCGGCGCCGGTTGTGGACCGTGTGA
- a CDS encoding monovalent cation/H+ antiporter complex subunit F, whose amino-acid sequence MSLAVPALAVMLGGVLPALLATLRGTAEDRLAGLIVTGPLVTLALTLLAAAYGRPSYLDVALVLALLSFAGSLVFARFLGRTL is encoded by the coding sequence ATGAGCCTCGCCGTCCCCGCCCTCGCGGTCATGCTCGGCGGCGTCCTGCCCGCGCTGCTGGCCACCCTGCGCGGCACGGCGGAGGACCGGCTCGCCGGGCTCATCGTCACCGGGCCGCTGGTCACCCTCGCCCTGACCCTGCTGGCCGCCGCCTACGGCAGGCCCTCCTACCTCGACGTCGCCCTCGTGCTGGCGCTGCTGTCGTTCGCCGGGTCCCTGGTGTTCGCGCGGTTCCTCGGCCGGACGCTGTGA